From the Micromonospora echinospora genome, the window GCCCGTCACTGCGTCACCCCCATCTCGGCCAGCACCAACCGTAGTGACCGCAACGCGTAGTGGGTGCGGGACTTGACGGTGCCCGGCGGCACCCCCAGCCGGGCCGCCGCCTCGGTGACCGACCGCCCCCGGTAGAAGCACTCCACCAGCACCTCCCGGTGGCTCGGGCTGAGCCGGGACAGCGCCTCGGCGATCGTCCACGCCTCCACCGCCCGCTCGGTCTCGTCGACCGTCGGTGGCGGCTCGGGCACCTCGTCGGTCACCACCTCACCGACCCGGGTGGACCGCCGCCGCCAGGCGTCGATGGCCAGGTTGCGGGCGGTGGTGAAGAGCCAGGCACGCACCGATCCGCGTTCCGGGTCCAGGGACGCGGGACTGCGCCAGGCCCGGAGCAGGGTCTCCTGCACCAGGTCCTCGGCCCGTTGCCGGTCGCCGTCGACCAGGCGCAGGGCGTACGCGTGGAGCGCGTCGGCGTGCTCGTCGTGCAGGGCACGGAGCAGGTGGGCGTCGTGGTCGCTGATGGCGGTCTCCTCGCAGTCGCCGCAGCGGGGCGTACGCCGGAAGATACGCGTCACCCGCCGGACCGGTTCACTGAGCTGGAGGTGTTCACGTCCGGTTAACGCTGCGGCCGACGCCCGCTCAACCTGCCCTCCTAGCGTCCGGCAGTACGCGCGCCCAGACGTGTCCTGCGCGCACCCACCCTCCAGGAGGCTCCTCCCCATGAGCGACCGACGCCGGCTGCTTCCCCTGCTGGGCGCGAA encodes:
- a CDS encoding sigma-70 family RNA polymerase sigma factor translates to MLRALHDEHADALHAYALRLVDGDRQRAEDLVQETLLRAWRSPASLDPERGSVRAWLFTTARNLAIDAWRRRSTRVGEVVTDEVPEPPPTVDETERAVEAWTIAEALSRLSPSHREVLVECFYRGRSVTEAAARLGVPPGTVKSRTHYALRSLRLVLAEMGVTQ